The DNA window tatatatatatatatattatactcACAACGACTTATTCATAAACTTCCTCCGTGTAAACGCAAGCCAAAACTTAGAAGGCTGCTCCCGAGAATCAGCGTAAACCCGCTCGAGCAACCGCATACCAAGCTCCTGCCGAAACTGCTGCAAATACCCCTTCAACATCTCCATCTGCCCAACATCACCAACAGGCATAGAATAAACAGAATTCAAAGGAAACCCAACAGTCCCAGGCAGAGTAAAATCCTCCACAGCAACCCCCTGAATCTGCTTCAAAGCCTCCACATACCCCATCCCACCCTTTAACTGGCTCAAACACCGATTAATAAACAAAATCCCATATATCAAAACTCGATCTGCTGCACTGCGAATCTCAAAgttcttaaaaaatgaattcGCACGAAACAAATCCAAacattcatcaataatatcataatCTGAATTGGCCTGATATGCTGGACCCCGAAATTTCGTATTCAATGGCAACAAAACAAAGTTGCCAACCATACGTTCATTATCCTCTAAAAATGTAGAATGATATGCctttttaaattcaaaatcaaattaGAAAACCTCGTTAATATCATATACattcaaacaaaaaccaCCCAAAACCCCTTCCTAACCCAACTCCATACATACCGGCATTTATACTCTTCTATAACCTCTGCCTAACTCACCAAATCATGAATAATTAACCTTCCGTTTCTTTGTAAACGACCTTATATATAGCTTAAAAGCCCCTTTCCGCCACCCGTCACCAAACACGAGTTTCGTGTACTTGATCCAAAACCAAACTGCA is part of the Eremothecium cymbalariae DBVPG#7215 chromosome 2, complete sequence genome and encodes:
- the ARC18 gene encoding Arc18p (similar to Ashbya gossypii AFR584C 1-intron), with protein sequence MPAYHSTFLEDNERMVGNFVLLPLNTKFRGPAYQANSDYDIIDECLDLFRANSFFKNFEIRSAADRVLIYGILFINRCLSQLKGGMGYVEALKQIQGVAVEDFTLPGTVGFPLNSVYSMPVGDVGQMEMLKGYLQQFRQELGMRLLERVYADSREQPSKFWLAFTRRKFMNKSL